Proteins encoded within one genomic window of Caldilineales bacterium:
- a CDS encoding homoserine dehydrogenase yields MTPPSDLRPIALCLTGFGAVHQQFARILLDKADHLARAFGLLPRVVAVADRGGMIYRADGLDLDALLAHKAAGKSVVTFEAVGAQAVGALAALRPLPIFDILLEATPVNLTDGEPGLSYVHWALAQGRPVVLANKSPLVLDYAGLHTLARDHGARLAFSATVCGGLPVLNVGRRDLVGATIHRVEGIFNSTTNYILSQVQAGRGIDEALAEAQRRGIAEADPSLDLGGWDTANKLVIIANAVLGYPARLEDVKVTGIEGWRGLEPRPGAARAGVYKLVARAERRPDGAYRLAVGPELLPADHFLAGVSEWQMGIVFYTDIYEEVYLKIDERGPMATAAAMLRDVLGLASAGPVSRRAG; encoded by the coding sequence ATGACGCCGCCCTCCGACCTGCGGCCCATCGCCCTGTGTCTGACCGGTTTTGGCGCCGTCCACCAGCAATTCGCCCGCATCCTCTTGGACAAGGCCGACCACCTGGCGCGAGCCTTTGGCCTCCTCCCGCGCGTCGTCGCCGTGGCCGACCGCGGGGGCATGATCTACCGGGCGGACGGGCTAGACCTGGACGCCCTCCTCGCCCACAAAGCGGCCGGGAAGAGTGTGGTCACCTTCGAAGCGGTTGGAGCGCAAGCGGTCGGAGCGCTCGCAGCGCTCCGACCGCTGCCGATCTTCGACATCCTGCTCGAAGCCACGCCCGTCAACCTGACCGACGGCGAGCCGGGGCTGAGTTATGTGCACTGGGCGCTGGCGCAGGGCCGGCCGGTGGTGCTGGCCAACAAGTCGCCGCTGGTGCTGGACTATGCCGGGCTGCACACCCTGGCCCGCGACCACGGCGCCCGCCTGGCCTTCAGCGCCACGGTGTGCGGCGGGCTGCCGGTGCTGAATGTCGGGCGCCGCGACCTGGTCGGGGCGACCATCCACAGGGTCGAGGGCATCTTCAATTCGACCACCAACTACATCCTCTCGCAGGTGCAGGCCGGTCGAGGCATCGACGAGGCCCTGGCCGAGGCCCAGCGCCGGGGCATCGCCGAGGCCGATCCCTCGCTCGACCTGGGCGGCTGGGACACGGCCAACAAGCTGGTGATCATCGCCAACGCCGTCCTCGGCTACCCGGCCCGGCTGGAAGATGTTAAGGTGACGGGTATCGAAGGCTGGCGGGGCCTGGAACCGCGGCCAGGCGCAGCGAGGGCAGGCGTCTACAAGCTGGTGGCCCGGGCCGAACGGCGGCCAGACGGGGCCTATCGGCTGGCGGTCGGGCCGGAACTGCTGCCCGCAGACCATTTCCTGGCCGGGGTGAGCGAGTGGCAGATGGGGATCGTGTTTTACACGGACATCTACGAGGAGGTCTACCTGAAGATCGACGAGAGAGGGCCGATGGCGACGGCGGCGGCGATGCTGCGTGATGTCCTCGGTTTGGCCTCCGCCGGGCCGGTCAGCCGTCGGGCCGGATAG
- a CDS encoding undecaprenyl/decaprenyl-phosphate alpha-N-acetylglucosaminyl 1-phosphate transferase: MIGYALVVLIAFLLAVFLTPVGMAAARRLGLVDRPGGRRRHQGVIPRIGGLALFGGFIGAVLLSQMLPAGWLPPSTDPNEARRLAGLMVGATFMAGFGLLDDRFEFGSWPQYLAQAGAGVISIVFVIFIERVNNPFGPGQIVFPDPLVWLLTVFWFMGAINTVNWLDGMDGLAATVAAVVAVVLAIHMLRSGQGSVAPLALALLGCTVGFLVFNWPPARVFMGSVGAFFLGYTLAALGLIAGARVATVLLVIGLPALDVAWLMWWRWRHGKPLGQGDRNHLHFRLLDKGYSPRQILVGYGLFCTLFGLASLSSNTLVKIGALAALLLAGGGVIWWASPRGTDAE, from the coding sequence GTGATCGGTTATGCCCTTGTCGTTCTGATTGCCTTCCTCCTGGCCGTGTTTCTGACCCCGGTCGGCATGGCCGCGGCCCGGCGATTGGGTCTGGTCGATCGTCCGGGCGGGCGCCGGCGGCATCAGGGCGTCATCCCCCGCATCGGCGGCCTGGCCCTGTTTGGCGGCTTCATCGGCGCGGTGTTGCTTAGCCAGATGTTGCCCGCCGGCTGGCTGCCCCCCAGCACCGACCCGAACGAGGCGCGGCGGTTGGCCGGGCTGATGGTGGGGGCGACGTTCATGGCCGGCTTTGGGCTGCTGGACGACCGCTTCGAGTTCGGCAGCTGGCCGCAGTATCTGGCCCAGGCTGGGGCCGGCGTCATCAGCATTGTCTTCGTCATTTTCATCGAGCGGGTCAACAACCCTTTCGGCCCCGGTCAGATCGTCTTCCCCGACCCGCTGGTGTGGCTCCTGACCGTGTTCTGGTTCATGGGGGCCATCAACACCGTCAACTGGCTGGATGGGATGGACGGGCTGGCGGCCACGGTGGCGGCCGTGGTGGCGGTGGTGCTGGCCATCCACATGCTCCGCAGCGGCCAGGGCAGCGTGGCGCCGCTGGCGTTGGCCCTGTTGGGCTGCACGGTTGGGTTTCTGGTTTTCAACTGGCCGCCGGCGCGGGTGTTTATGGGGTCGGTGGGGGCCTTTTTCCTGGGCTACACCCTGGCGGCGCTGGGGCTGATCGCCGGGGCGCGGGTGGCCACCGTGCTGCTGGTGATCGGGTTGCCGGCGCTGGATGTGGCCTGGCTGATGTGGTGGCGGTGGCGGCACGGCAAACCGCTGGGCCAGGGCGACCGCAACCATCTCCACTTTCGGCTGCTGGACAAGGGTTACAGCCCGCGGCAAATTTTGGTGGGCTATGGCTTGTTTTGCACTCTGTTTGGCCTGGCCAGCCTGAGTTCCAACACCCTGGTCAAGATCGGCGCGCTGGCGGCGCTGTTGCTGGCAGGCGGCGGCGTCATCTGGTGGGCCTCGCCGCGGGGAACAGACGCCGAGTGA
- a CDS encoding ribbon-helix-helix protein, CopG family — MSTTAMQRVMITIQPTLLQQVEEAAAGLAFSRSQFIRAALEHYLEEQRRQQMRNLLIEGYQFRAEESQQMAQAFFAAEQEVWDQHVVWEG, encoded by the coding sequence ATGTCCACAACAGCGATGCAGCGGGTGATGATTACAATTCAGCCCACATTGCTCCAGCAAGTAGAGGAGGCAGCGGCTGGCCTTGCGTTCAGCCGCAGCCAATTCATCCGCGCCGCCTTGGAGCATTATCTCGAAGAGCAAAGGCGCCAGCAGATGCGTAATTTGCTGATCGAAGGCTATCAATTCCGGGCCGAAGAAAGCCAGCAGATGGCGCAGGCTTTCTTTGCCGCTGAACAAGAAGTCTGGGACCAGCATGTTGTTTGGGAGGGATAA
- a CDS encoding type II toxin-antitoxin system PemK/MazF family toxin codes for MPTPIRRGQIYNANLDPVFGHEQAGYRPVLVIQNDVGNAFAPTVIVAALTTSLPPRPYPTEVRLAAGTAGLARDSAIRLDQIRTLDKRRLEQYIGQVDSPIMEQVDKAIEVSLGLSAL; via the coding sequence ATGCCCACACCGATCCGCCGCGGCCAGATTTACAACGCCAACCTGGATCCTGTTTTCGGCCACGAACAGGCAGGATACCGTCCGGTGCTCGTGATCCAGAACGATGTCGGCAATGCCTTTGCCCCGACCGTGATTGTGGCTGCCCTCACCACATCGCTTCCGCCGCGCCCCTACCCCACCGAAGTTCGTCTTGCAGCCGGCACAGCAGGTCTGGCGCGGGATTCGGCCATCCGGCTGGATCAGATCCGAACGTTGGACAAGCGCCGCCTGGAGCAGTACATCGGTCAGGTGGACTCACCCATCATGGAGCAGGTCGACAAAGCCATCGAAGTCAGCCTGGGTCTATCTGCGCTTTGA
- a CDS encoding DNRLRE domain-containing protein, whose protein sequence is MPNNRPAVLLGLALAILVIVISLFLRPSAPAQALPLATAQLKNDSGVVGGGYSAFSTGKSVAVRLDFNPAAKPMRIDSIEVMMEPQAGSSTDFPVTARIEKISNNAPSGSPDAPFTAPPTRLHVLERGWYIIPVSFVYGETGASLIISLKADDFPWNTPPRLLLDNSTNIQTKRNWYGQNFAGWVEHYPFWQPNGAATGHLMIRVNITTGPDALTTPTATPTITPTATRTPTATRTVTPTATATRPITPSATPTLTPTRTATPTPTTTPTLTATSSPTPTITPTPLPDGFIIEFGAGSDTYTAASHPDANFGRSITLATGFQEEMGLQRVLIGGFLLGGLPSEARIQQARLVLQVREAPDVNGARVQLHRLLAPWREDAATAANSTDLWGEQVGEIDLPSNLKPGDWLEADITEVARDWVEGRWPNDGLGLQITPAGPDAVHLLSFHAHETPYQGPRLWLVYRLPDTPTPTPTLTPTPETIWRPLYFPLMVQGAP, encoded by the coding sequence ATGCCCAACAATCGCCCCGCCGTCCTCCTCGGCCTGGCGCTGGCCATCCTGGTCATCGTCATTTCCCTCTTCCTGCGTCCCTCTGCTCCCGCTCAGGCCCTCCCCCTGGCCACCGCCCAACTCAAGAACGATAGCGGCGTTGTTGGCGGCGGCTACAGCGCCTTCAGCACCGGCAAATCGGTGGCTGTGCGGCTCGACTTCAACCCGGCCGCCAAACCCATGCGCATCGACAGCATCGAGGTGATGATGGAGCCGCAGGCCGGCAGTTCGACCGACTTCCCGGTGACGGCGCGGATCGAAAAAATCAGCAACAACGCCCCTTCCGGCAGCCCCGACGCCCCCTTCACCGCCCCGCCCACCCGCTTGCACGTCCTCGAACGCGGCTGGTACATCATCCCGGTCAGCTTCGTCTATGGCGAGACCGGCGCCAGCCTCATCATCTCGCTCAAAGCCGATGACTTTCCCTGGAACACGCCTCCTCGCCTGCTGCTCGACAACAGCACCAATATCCAGACCAAACGCAATTGGTACGGCCAGAATTTCGCCGGCTGGGTCGAGCACTACCCCTTCTGGCAGCCCAATGGCGCCGCCACCGGCCATCTGATGATCCGCGTCAACATCACCACCGGCCCCGATGCCCTGACGACGCCCACCGCCACGCCCACCATCACCCCCACGGCCACTCGCACGCCCACGGCCACCCGCACCGTCACCCCCACCGCCACCGCCACGCGGCCGATCACCCCCTCGGCCACGCCCACCCTGACCCCCACCCGCACCGCCACCCCCACTCCCACCACCACGCCGACGCTGACGGCCACCTCCAGCCCCACCCCCACCATCACCCCCACCCCTCTACCTGACGGTTTCATCATCGAATTCGGCGCCGGCAGCGACACCTACACCGCCGCCAGCCATCCCGACGCCAATTTTGGCCGCAGCATCACCCTGGCGACGGGCTTTCAGGAAGAGATGGGTTTGCAGCGGGTGCTGATCGGCGGCTTCTTGTTGGGTGGGCTGCCCTCCGAGGCTCGCATCCAGCAGGCGCGCCTGGTGCTGCAGGTCAGGGAAGCGCCGGATGTGAATGGGGCGCGGGTGCAGCTTCATCGCCTGCTGGCGCCCTGGCGTGAGGATGCCGCCACCGCCGCCAATAGCACCGATCTGTGGGGCGAGCAGGTGGGCGAGATCGATCTGCCATCCAACCTGAAACCCGGCGACTGGCTGGAGGCCGACATCACCGAAGTGGCGCGGGATTGGGTCGAGGGCCGTTGGCCGAATGACGGTCTCGGCCTACAGATAACGCCGGCCGGCCCCGATGCCGTCCACCTGCTCAGCTTCCACGCCCACGAAACGCCCTATCAGGGGCCGCGGCTCTGGCTGGTCTACCGGCTGCCCGACACCCCCACCCCTACCCCCACCCTCACCCCCACGCCAGAGACCATCTGGCGCCCGCTCTACTTCCCGCTGATGGTGCAGGGAGCGCCTTGA
- a CDS encoding 8-oxoguanine deaminase: MPTLLLKHADLLATMDDERRRIADGGLYAVDGVIQQVGPTAGLPATADLVLDARGRIVIPGLINTHHHLYQTLTRAVPAAQDANLFTWLKTLYPIWARLTPEAVYISARLGLAELMLSGCTTSSDHLYLYPNGSRIDDEIQAAVELGIRFHAARGSMSLGESQGGLPPDSVVEDEDAILADCRRAIETFHQPERYGMVRVVVAPCSPFSVTPDLMRQSAALARSYGVRLHTHLAETLDEEAFCLSQFGRRPVEYAEDLGWLGDDVWHAHAVHLDGQEVALFGRTGTGFCHCPSSNMRLASGIAPVRAALKAGVKVSLGVDGSASNDSSHLLAEVRQAMLLQRVLGDPAALNAEQALWLGTRGGALNLGRDDVGQLAAGMAADFAAFRLDGIDFAGALHDPLAALVFCTPARADLLVIGGRVRIQEGQFVDLDLPPLAARHNALARKLVRGE; encoded by the coding sequence ATGCCCACCCTTCTCCTCAAACACGCTGACCTGCTGGCGACGATGGACGACGAGCGCCGCCGCATCGCCGATGGCGGCCTTTACGCGGTCGATGGCGTCATCCAGCAGGTGGGGCCGACCGCCGGCCTGCCGGCCACCGCCGACCTGGTGCTGGATGCCCGCGGACGCATCGTCATCCCCGGCCTCATCAACACCCACCACCATCTCTACCAAACCCTGACGCGCGCCGTCCCCGCCGCCCAGGACGCCAATCTCTTCACCTGGCTGAAGACGCTCTATCCCATCTGGGCGCGGCTGACGCCCGAGGCCGTCTATATCTCGGCCAGGCTGGGGCTGGCGGAACTGATGCTGTCGGGCTGCACCACCTCGTCCGACCATCTCTATCTCTACCCCAACGGCAGCCGCATCGATGACGAAATCCAGGCTGCGGTCGAGTTGGGCATCCGTTTTCATGCCGCTCGCGGGTCGATGAGCCTGGGCGAATCGCAGGGCGGATTGCCGCCCGATAGCGTGGTCGAAGACGAGGACGCCATCCTGGCCGACTGCCGCCGCGCCATCGAGACCTTCCACCAGCCAGAGCGATACGGCATGGTGCGGGTCGTCGTGGCCCCCTGCTCACCTTTCTCGGTCACCCCCGACCTGATGCGCCAGAGCGCCGCCCTGGCCCGCAGCTACGGCGTGCGGCTGCACACCCATCTGGCCGAAACGCTGGACGAAGAAGCCTTCTGCCTCTCCCAGTTCGGACGCCGGCCGGTGGAATACGCCGAAGACCTGGGTTGGCTGGGCGACGACGTGTGGCACGCCCATGCCGTTCACCTCGACGGCCAGGAAGTCGCCCTGTTCGGGCGCACCGGCACGGGCTTCTGCCACTGCCCCAGCTCCAACATGCGCCTGGCCAGCGGCATTGCCCCGGTGAGGGCGGCGCTGAAGGCGGGCGTGAAGGTCAGCCTGGGGGTGGATGGCAGCGCCAGCAACGATAGCAGCCATCTGTTGGCCGAGGTGCGGCAGGCGATGCTGCTCCAGCGCGTCCTCGGCGACCCCGCCGCCCTGAATGCCGAGCAGGCTTTGTGGCTGGGGACGCGCGGGGGGGCGCTCAACCTGGGCCGAGACGACGTCGGCCAGTTGGCGGCGGGGATGGCGGCCGATTTCGCCGCCTTCCGGCTGGATGGCATCGACTTCGCCGGCGCCTTGCACGACCCCCTGGCGGCGTTGGTGTTCTGCACCCCGGCCCGGGCCGATCTGCTGGTGATCGGCGGTCGCGTCCGCATCCAGGAAGGCCAGTTCGTCGATCTCGACCTGCCGCCCCTGGCCGCCCGGCACAACGCCCTCGCCCGCAAACTGGTGCGCGGGGAGTAG
- a CDS encoding M23 family metallopeptidase — MSPPGDLCYNRLHARPLPPAAPTAAPPLFTRPAFVPAYHIALQSSPAQIYVARYYQLPYPSLVPVQEFVCDVGITANCNAVVTDCVWRVFSGDDVFSVRQIIGRNLMTLTGGEVGVVPGLGLALRRCYFLEPTILELDRLRVSVHAYEHDTQAPLSAQIDIPLRTFDQKTDLRLPFADGAWHAIMGNDWSDLHKADPVSQAFAYDFVRLGPDGSMFAGDGLRNQDHYAWDQVVLAPAPGKVLLTRSDLPDSEPGRPPALGSDFWQTNPRLITGNTVVIGHGHGECSYFGHLQQHSLTVSEGDYVRRGQPIARVGNSGLSQGPHLHYHLQSGPNLFVDQGLPVHFSRFRTTGDFIERGIVPSRAIVSPG; from the coding sequence TTGTCTCCACCGGGCGATCTCTGCTACAATCGCCTCCACGCCCGGCCCCTTCCCCCTGCCGCGCCCACCGCAGCCCCGCCACTCTTCACCCGCCCCGCCTTCGTGCCTGCCTACCACATCGCCCTGCAAAGCTCCCCGGCGCAGATCTACGTCGCCCGCTACTACCAGTTGCCCTACCCCAGCCTCGTTCCCGTCCAGGAATTCGTCTGCGATGTGGGCATCACGGCCAACTGCAACGCCGTCGTCACCGACTGTGTGTGGCGCGTCTTCAGCGGCGACGATGTCTTCAGTGTGCGACAGATCATCGGCCGCAACCTCATGACCCTCACCGGCGGCGAGGTGGGCGTCGTCCCCGGGCTGGGGTTGGCCCTGCGCCGCTGCTACTTCCTGGAACCCACCATCCTCGAACTCGACCGCCTGCGCGTCTCTGTCCACGCCTACGAACACGACACCCAGGCCCCGCTCTCGGCTCAGATCGACATCCCCTTGCGCACCTTCGACCAGAAAACGGACCTGCGCCTGCCCTTCGCCGATGGCGCCTGGCACGCCATCATGGGTAACGACTGGAGCGACCTGCACAAGGCCGACCCCGTCAGCCAGGCCTTTGCCTATGATTTCGTCCGGCTGGGGCCGGATGGGAGCATGTTCGCCGGCGATGGCCTGCGCAACCAGGATCACTACGCCTGGGACCAGGTGGTGCTGGCCCCTGCGCCCGGCAAAGTCCTCCTCACCCGCTCCGACCTGCCTGATTCAGAACCCGGCCGGCCGCCCGCCCTGGGCAGCGATTTCTGGCAGACCAACCCCCGCCTGATCACCGGCAACACCGTCGTCATCGGCCACGGACACGGCGAGTGCAGCTACTTCGGCCACTTGCAGCAGCATTCCCTCACCGTCAGCGAGGGCGACTACGTGCGCCGGGGCCAGCCGATTGCCCGCGTGGGCAACAGCGGCCTCAGCCAGGGGCCGCACCTGCACTACCACCTCCAAAGCGGGCCGAATCTTTTCGTCGACCAGGGTCTGCCGGTGCATTTCAGCCGCTTCCGCACCACCGGCGACTTCATCGAACGGGGCATTGTTCCCTCCCGCGCCATCGTCTCACCCGGTTGA
- a CDS encoding DegV family protein, translated as MTVRIICDSSCNVPESYAQSLRIIQVPAWINFADGSSHRNGVDITEAEFYQRLTHEKHLPTTSQPTPQDFIEAMSGCSEDEIVLAAVSSKMSGTYNSQIQTVDLLPNRRIFTYDTLSASVGSGWQVVAGAEAAAQGANAQEVIAAMRSASSRIFTGFTIDTLKYLAASGRAPALQAMLGNLLDIRPLMKIEEGTLHVVGRVRGRKKSKRELIDMVAAAVGEARVRVAIANANAPDEAIALGEDVKAQLNASEVLVIEIGPVLGALAGPGTLAVAAFRQN; from the coding sequence GTGACCGTTCGAATCATCTGTGACTCCAGCTGCAACGTTCCCGAAAGCTACGCCCAAAGCCTGCGCATCATCCAGGTGCCGGCCTGGATCAACTTCGCCGATGGCTCCAGCCACCGCAATGGGGTGGACATCACCGAGGCGGAGTTCTACCAGCGCCTGACGCACGAGAAGCACCTGCCGACGACCTCACAGCCAACCCCCCAGGATTTCATCGAAGCCATGTCCGGCTGCAGCGAGGATGAGATTGTCCTGGCTGCCGTCTCGTCGAAGATGAGCGGCACCTACAACAGCCAGATCCAGACCGTCGACCTGCTCCCCAACCGGCGTATCTTCACCTACGACACCCTCAGCGCTTCGGTCGGGTCGGGCTGGCAGGTGGTGGCGGGGGCCGAGGCGGCGGCCCAGGGCGCCAACGCCCAGGAAGTGATCGCCGCCATGCGGTCGGCCAGCAGCAGGATCTTCACCGGCTTCACGATCGACACCCTCAAATACCTGGCCGCCAGCGGCCGCGCCCCGGCCCTGCAAGCCATGTTGGGCAACCTGCTCGACATCCGTCCCCTGATGAAGATCGAAGAGGGGACGCTGCATGTGGTCGGGCGCGTGCGCGGGCGCAAGAAATCCAAACGGGAACTGATCGACATGGTGGCGGCGGCAGTGGGCGAGGCCCGTGTGCGCGTGGCCATTGCCAATGCCAACGCGCCCGACGAAGCCATCGCCTTGGGCGAGGACGTCAAGGCGCAACTCAACGCCTCCGAGGTGCTCGTGATCGAGATCGGGCCGGTCTTGGGGGCGCTGGCCGGGCCGGGAACCCTGGCCGTGGCGGCGTTCAGGCAGAATTGA
- the plsX gene encoding phosphate acyltransferase PlsX encodes MKLVLDAMGGDHAPAETVAGAVDFAIATGHTVILTGQQAVLEAELAKHTPRGLDLPIVDAPDAIEMDEKPALAARRKKDNSMAVGMRLVKAGEADAFCTVGHTGGALTAGHMVFRRIPGVHRAVLTTPFPCAKGLFILGDIGANPDCRPEWLAQWGQMLSIYARARLGVENPTVALLSNGEEEGKGTDLTRAAEPLLAAALGGRYLGVVEPKEMIAGEATVVVTDGFTGNVVIKLGEAISTFLMQTIRDEIMARPLAKMGAALARPAFRATAARLDDRAYGAGLLLGLNGIVTVGHGRSKRDRVFAALRSTAQLAATDMLAHVRAEVAHTVTDAFPPGGDP; translated from the coding sequence ATGAAGCTCGTCTTGGATGCCATGGGCGGCGACCACGCCCCCGCCGAAACAGTAGCCGGCGCCGTCGATTTTGCCATCGCCACCGGGCACACCGTGATCCTCACCGGCCAGCAGGCTGTGCTGGAGGCCGAGCTGGCGAAACACACCCCGCGCGGCCTCGACCTGCCCATCGTCGATGCGCCCGATGCCATCGAGATGGACGAGAAACCGGCTTTGGCCGCGCGCCGCAAAAAGGACAACTCGATGGCCGTGGGGATGCGCCTGGTCAAGGCAGGCGAAGCCGACGCCTTCTGCACCGTCGGTCACACCGGCGGCGCCCTCACGGCCGGCCACATGGTCTTTCGCCGCATCCCCGGCGTCCATCGCGCCGTCCTCACCACCCCCTTCCCCTGCGCCAAAGGCCTGTTCATCCTCGGCGACATCGGCGCCAACCCCGACTGCCGGCCCGAATGGCTGGCGCAATGGGGGCAGATGCTATCGATCTACGCGCGCGCCCGGCTCGGCGTCGAAAACCCCACCGTCGCCCTCCTCTCCAACGGCGAGGAGGAAGGCAAGGGGACGGATTTGACGCGGGCGGCCGAACCCTTGTTGGCAGCGGCCTTGGGGGGCCGCTACCTCGGCGTGGTCGAGCCAAAGGAAATGATCGCCGGCGAGGCCACGGTCGTCGTCACCGATGGCTTCACGGGCAATGTCGTGATCAAACTCGGCGAGGCCATCTCCACCTTCTTGATGCAGACGATTCGCGATGAGATCATGGCCCGCCCACTGGCCAAGATGGGCGCCGCCCTGGCCCGGCCTGCCTTCCGCGCCACCGCCGCCCGGCTGGATGACCGCGCCTATGGCGCCGGCCTGCTACTCGGTCTCAACGGCATCGTCACCGTCGGGCATGGCCGTTCGAAACGCGACCGCGTCTTCGCCGCTTTGCGCAGCACTGCCCAACTGGCTGCCACCGACATGCTTGCCCATGTACGCGCCGAGGTCGCCCATACCGTCACCGACGCCTTTCCTCCGGGAGGAGACCCATGA
- the fabF gene encoding beta-ketoacyl-ACP synthase II → MLDNVRHFSADAFDRALESFGLERIQPRRRVVITGIGAITSVGHNLHETWQNLAAGQSGVDYVTLFDASAYPTRIAAEVKDWDPTQWMDAKEARRIARCSQFAIAAANQALQDAGLPTNQALGERTGVILGTGLGGLDVYQEAISEAVQRGGTYRIRPTTAVGGLPNIPAFHISLEFGASGPLSTIVTACAAGTQSIGEATESIRRGAADCILAGGVEALIGDLFFASFSAMKAISTRNDPPQKASRPFDALRDGFIIGEGAAVLVLEEMERAVARGARIYAEVLGHSASADAYHVAAPEPDGLGAQRAMRWALLDAGIQPEDVNYINTHGSSTPLNDKTETHAIKQIFGEHAYKLAINSTKSMVGHAFGGAGAIEALATTMTVYEDRLHPTINYEYPDPDCDLDCVPNESRRQAVEVAMSNSFGLGGQNACLVFGKFRG, encoded by the coding sequence ATGCTGGACAATGTCCGCCACTTCTCGGCCGATGCCTTCGACCGCGCCCTCGAATCCTTCGGCCTGGAGCGTATTCAGCCGCGGCGTCGGGTGGTCATCACCGGCATCGGCGCCATCACGTCCGTCGGACACAACCTCCACGAGACCTGGCAGAACCTGGCCGCCGGCCAGTCGGGCGTCGACTACGTCACCCTCTTCGATGCCAGCGCCTACCCCACCCGCATCGCCGCCGAGGTCAAGGACTGGGACCCGACCCAGTGGATGGACGCCAAAGAGGCCCGGCGCATCGCCCGTTGCTCGCAATTTGCCATTGCCGCCGCTAACCAGGCCCTGCAAGATGCCGGCCTGCCCACCAATCAGGCCCTGGGTGAGCGCACCGGCGTCATCCTGGGCACCGGGCTGGGCGGGCTGGACGTCTACCAGGAGGCCATTTCCGAAGCAGTTCAGCGGGGCGGCACCTACCGCATCCGCCCCACCACCGCCGTCGGCGGCCTGCCCAACATCCCCGCCTTTCACATCAGCCTCGAATTCGGCGCCTCGGGGCCGCTCAGCACCATCGTCACAGCTTGCGCCGCTGGAACACAGTCCATCGGCGAAGCCACCGAGAGCATCCGCCGCGGGGCTGCCGACTGCATCCTGGCCGGCGGCGTCGAAGCTCTGATCGGCGACCTCTTCTTCGCCAGTTTCTCGGCCATGAAGGCCATCAGCACCCGCAACGACCCGCCCCAGAAGGCCAGCCGGCCCTTCGACGCCCTGCGCGATGGCTTCATCATCGGCGAAGGCGCCGCCGTCCTGGTGCTGGAGGAGATGGAGCGAGCCGTGGCGCGTGGGGCCAGGATCTACGCCGAGGTGCTGGGGCATTCCGCCTCGGCCGACGCCTATCATGTGGCCGCGCCTGAACCCGACGGCCTGGGCGCGCAACGGGCCATGCGCTGGGCCTTGCTGGATGCCGGCATCCAGCCCGAAGATGTGAACTATATCAACACGCACGGCAGCAGCACGCCGCTCAACGACAAGACCGAAACCCACGCCATCAAACAGATCTTCGGCGAGCACGCCTACAAGCTGGCGATCAACTCGACCAAGTCGATGGTCGGCCACGCTTTTGGCGGCGCCGGCGCCATCGAAGCCCTGGCCACCACCATGACCGTGTACGAAGATCGCCTGCACCCCACCATCAACTACGAATACCCCGACCCCGACTGCGACCTGGATTGCGTACCCAACGAATCGCGACGCCAGGCGGTGGAGGTGGCGATGTCGAATTCCTTCGGGCTAGGCGGGCAAAATGCCTGTCTGGTGTTCGGCAAGTTTAGGGGATGA